Proteins encoded by one window of Massilia sp. NR 4-1:
- a CDS encoding GGDEF domain-containing protein, with protein sequence MLGQHLLDIIGRRQLSALFQPIIQMQTGEIVAYEGLIRGPSDSPLHAPMNLFKVARANNLTQEVEHLCRRVVLERFAELNLPGKLFLNVSPECLMPQRHGTRGETLETIQQIGLHPDRVIIELTENQPTYDYELMREAVLHYRNMGFRIAIDDLGEGFSSLRLWSELRPEYVKIDMHFIQGINNDPVKLQFVRSIQEIADKSDTLVIAEGIESQAELLVLRDLGVAYAQGYHLGRPHASPAKALPGEVVKTLSRNGVAVYPQRSIEKNAVSILKLLHRVAAVPPSMNNNDVYEIFKADPKLLIIPVVEKDVPLGLISRFVMIDHFARPYQRELYGKKSCKQFMDGRPLIADKDTSLQELSFRMAESAAHHLFNGFIITDQGRYLGMGTGHDLMREITQMQIHAARYANPLTQLPGNVPINEHIDRLLQSDTRFWVCYCDLDHFKPFNDVYGYRRGDDVIQLTGSILSAHCDPNRDFIGHIGGDDFMIQFQSEDWRERCQAILDDFGQRILDYYSIEDRERGGYISEDRQGKKVFYSLMSLSLGVIKVEPSQYYSHHQIATAAAEAKKQAKKIHGNSLFLDRRQEPQR encoded by the coding sequence CTGCTGGGCCAGCATCTGCTCGACATCATCGGCAGGCGGCAGTTGAGCGCCTTGTTCCAACCCATCATCCAGATGCAGACGGGCGAGATCGTGGCTTACGAAGGCCTGATACGGGGACCGTCGGACAGCCCGCTGCATGCGCCGATGAACCTGTTCAAGGTGGCGCGCGCGAATAACCTGACCCAGGAAGTCGAGCACCTGTGCCGGCGCGTGGTGCTGGAACGCTTTGCCGAGCTGAACCTGCCCGGCAAGCTGTTCCTGAATGTCAGCCCGGAATGCCTGATGCCGCAGCGCCATGGCACACGCGGCGAGACGCTGGAAACCATCCAGCAGATCGGCCTGCACCCCGACCGCGTCATCATCGAGCTGACCGAAAACCAGCCGACATATGATTACGAGCTGATGCGCGAGGCCGTGCTGCACTACCGCAATATGGGCTTTCGCATCGCCATCGACGACCTGGGCGAAGGCTTTTCCAGCCTGCGCCTATGGTCGGAGCTGCGCCCCGAGTATGTGAAGATCGACATGCACTTCATCCAGGGCATCAACAACGATCCCGTGAAGCTGCAATTCGTGCGCTCCATCCAGGAGATTGCCGACAAATCCGATACCCTGGTCATCGCCGAGGGCATCGAAAGCCAGGCCGAACTGCTCGTGCTGCGCGACCTGGGGGTGGCCTACGCCCAGGGTTATCATCTGGGCCGGCCGCACGCCAGCCCAGCCAAGGCCCTGCCGGGCGAAGTGGTGAAGACGCTCAGCCGCAATGGTGTGGCCGTCTACCCCCAACGCAGTATCGAGAAAAATGCCGTGAGCATCCTGAAACTGCTGCACCGCGTGGCGGCCGTGCCGCCCAGCATGAACAACAACGATGTCTATGAAATCTTCAAGGCCGATCCCAAGCTGCTGATCATTCCCGTGGTCGAGAAGGACGTGCCGCTGGGCCTGATTTCGCGCTTCGTCATGATCGACCACTTCGCCCGCCCCTATCAGCGCGAGCTGTACGGCAAGAAGTCCTGCAAGCAGTTCATGGACGGCCGGCCGCTGATCGCCGACAAGGACACCAGCTTGCAGGAGCTGTCCTTCCGCATGGCCGAATCGGCGGCGCACCACCTGTTCAACGGCTTCATCATCACCGACCAGGGCCGCTATCTGGGCATGGGCACCGGCCACGACCTGATGCGCGAAATCACGCAGATGCAGATCCATGCGGCGCGCTACGCCAATCCCCTGACCCAGCTGCCGGGCAATGTACCGATCAACGAGCACATCGACCGCCTGCTGCAGAGCGATACGCGCTTCTGGGTCTGCTATTGCGACCTCGACCACTTCAAGCCCTTCAACGATGTGTATGGCTACCGGCGCGGCGACGATGTGATCCAATTGACCGGCAGCATCCTGAGCGCCCATTGCGACCCCAACCGCGACTTCATCGGCCACATCGGCGGTGACGATTTCATGATCCAGTTCCAGAGTGAAGACTGGCGCGAGCGCTGCCAGGCCATCCTCGACGATTTCGGCCAGCGCATCCTGGACTACTACAGCATCGAGGACCGCGAGCGCGGCGGCTATATCAGCGAAGACCGGCAAGGCAAGAAGGTGTTCTACTCGCTGATGAGCTTATCGCTGGGCGTGATCAAGGTGGAGCCGAGCCAGTACTACTCCCACCACCAGATCGCCACCGCCGCCGCCGAAGCGAAGAAACAGGCCAAGAAAATCCACGGCAACAGTCTCTTCCTCGACCGCCGCCAGGAACCGCAGCGCTAA
- a CDS encoding TonB-dependent receptor, producing MKIQHTLLASAVLSALSTLAHAETAELPKIIVTATPFHTAENDQILTPAKVLAGDELRDKAGTSLGETLSQELGVSASAFGAGASRPIIRGLEGSRVKMLENGMAVSDVSGLSNDHAVSSEGASARQIEILRGPAALLYGSGAIGGLVNVVNERIPTELEAKPTGQLEARYSTADKGRALSGGVDGSAGKVAWHADGSWRNTDDYKIPVPRKAGDPDSESGRLPHSATRERSGGLGASYIESWGFVGASVSRLSNLYGIPSDEGSKIDQKQTRYDIDSLVRAPFSGFESFKFKAGYTDYKHAELNDENLPEVVFKNRSLETRAELAHKPLAGWNGTFGVQTENQHFSALSAEGGPDTVPVTHSTSRAAFLVEEVDAGPVHMNAGARIENVKRKPVTGLNRSFDLRSASVGGMWPFVPGYGLGATLSYAQRAPAIEELYSGGPHDATATFDIGNPDFKKETSRNIELTLQKTSGQLRWKVNVFRNKIKDFIYGHITGNMLDEDGHPGEELRERVFEQANATVRGAEAEIGYNERGPGWSGRLFADTSRGKLDVGGNLPLQPANRIGASVGYREGGWRGGLSLVHAQGQDRLASFETTNTPGYNQLNANLAYTQKLGSQDVTWFLIARNLLNEEIRVSTSVLKDIAPLPGRSLVFGVRTRF from the coding sequence ATGAAGATCCAACACACGCTGCTGGCTAGCGCCGTCCTGTCCGCCCTGTCCACGCTGGCCCACGCCGAAACGGCGGAACTGCCCAAAATCATCGTCACCGCCACGCCTTTCCATACGGCCGAAAACGACCAGATCCTGACCCCGGCCAAGGTGCTGGCCGGCGACGAGCTGCGCGACAAGGCCGGCACTTCGCTGGGCGAGACGCTGTCGCAGGAGCTGGGCGTGTCGGCATCGGCCTTCGGCGCGGGGGCATCGCGGCCGATCATCCGTGGCCTGGAAGGTTCGCGTGTGAAGATGCTGGAAAACGGCATGGCGGTGTCGGATGTATCCGGCTTGTCGAACGACCACGCAGTGTCGTCCGAAGGCGCGAGCGCGCGCCAGATCGAAATCCTGCGCGGCCCGGCGGCCCTGCTTTATGGCTCGGGCGCGATCGGCGGCCTGGTGAACGTGGTCAATGAGCGCATTCCGACCGAGCTGGAGGCCAAGCCGACCGGCCAGCTGGAAGCGCGCTACAGCACGGCCGACAAGGGTCGCGCCCTGTCCGGCGGCGTCGACGGCAGCGCGGGCAAAGTGGCCTGGCATGCCGACGGCAGCTGGCGCAATACCGATGATTACAAGATTCCCGTGCCGCGCAAGGCGGGCGATCCCGATTCCGAATCCGGCCGCCTGCCGCATTCGGCCACGCGCGAACGCAGCGGCGGGCTGGGCGCGTCGTATATCGAGTCCTGGGGCTTTGTCGGCGCCTCGGTGTCGCGCCTGAGCAATCTGTACGGCATTCCGAGCGACGAAGGTTCGAAGATCGACCAGAAGCAGACCCGCTACGATATCGACAGCCTGGTGCGCGCACCGTTCTCCGGCTTTGAATCCTTCAAGTTCAAGGCCGGCTATACCGATTACAAGCATGCCGAGCTGAACGACGAAAACCTGCCGGAAGTCGTGTTCAAGAACCGCTCGCTGGAAACGCGCGCCGAGCTGGCGCATAAGCCGCTGGCGGGCTGGAACGGCACTTTCGGCGTGCAGACCGAGAACCAGCACTTCTCCGCCCTGAGCGCGGAAGGCGGGCCGGATACCGTTCCGGTCACCCATTCGACCTCACGCGCCGCCTTCCTGGTGGAGGAGGTCGATGCCGGCCCAGTGCATATGAATGCCGGCGCCCGCATCGAAAACGTGAAGCGCAAGCCGGTGACGGGCCTGAACCGCTCCTTCGACCTGCGTTCCGCCTCGGTGGGCGGCATGTGGCCCTTCGTGCCGGGCTACGGCCTGGGGGCGACCCTGTCCTACGCCCAGCGCGCGCCGGCCATCGAGGAACTGTACTCGGGCGGCCCGCACGATGCCACCGCCACCTTCGATATCGGCAACCCCGACTTCAAGAAAGAGACCTCGCGCAATATCGAGCTGACCTTGCAGAAAACCTCGGGCCAGCTGCGCTGGAAGGTGAATGTCTTCCGCAACAAGATCAAGGACTTCATCTATGGCCATATCACCGGAAATATGCTGGATGAGGACGGCCATCCCGGCGAGGAATTGCGCGAACGCGTCTTCGAGCAGGCCAACGCCACGGTGCGCGGCGCCGAGGCCGAAATCGGCTATAACGAACGTGGTCCGGGCTGGTCGGGCCGCCTCTTTGCCGACACCTCGCGCGGCAAGCTCGACGTCGGCGGCAATCTGCCGCTGCAGCCGGCCAACCGTATCGGCGCCAGCGTCGGCTACCGCGAAGGCGGCTGGCGCGGCGGCCTGTCCCTGGTGCATGCGCAAGGGCAGGACCGTCTGGCCTCGTTCGAGACCACGAACACGCCGGGCTATAACCAGCTCAACGCCAATCTCGCTTACACGCAAAAGCTGGGCAGCCAGGACGTGACTTGGTTCCTGATTGCCCGCAATCTGCTGAACGAAGAAATCCGCGTTTCCACCTCGGTGTTGAAAGACATTGCGCCGCTGCCGGGCCGCAGCCTGGTGTTCGGCGTGCGCACGCGCTTCTGA
- a CDS encoding methylamine utilization protein, giving the protein MPKPHTLRHAAPLLLGAGLVLAARGAAASGITVQVSDEGNKPLADVIVYAEAEGGQALPKTLKPGEISQKGLKFIPLVTAVQTGSKIFFPNNDKVRHHIYSFSPAHKFDQKLYSGTTAEPQIFEKAGTVVLGCNIHDKMLAYVRVVDTPYFAKTDESGVVRLDVPAGKYVLKAWHYNAASGQPAEQAVVVKGGDALLGAVFKLALKPAAADAPASAY; this is encoded by the coding sequence ATGCCCAAGCCGCATACCCTTCGTCACGCCGCGCCGCTTCTGCTGGGCGCCGGTCTGGTTCTGGCTGCTCGCGGCGCAGCCGCCTCCGGCATTACCGTGCAGGTCAGCGACGAGGGCAACAAGCCCCTGGCCGACGTGATCGTGTATGCCGAGGCGGAAGGCGGGCAGGCCCTGCCCAAGACCCTGAAGCCGGGCGAGATCAGCCAGAAAGGCTTGAAATTCATCCCCCTGGTCACGGCAGTCCAGACCGGCAGCAAGATTTTCTTCCCGAATAACGACAAGGTGCGCCACCATATCTACTCCTTCTCGCCGGCGCATAAATTCGACCAGAAGCTGTATTCCGGCACCACGGCCGAGCCGCAGATTTTCGAGAAAGCCGGCACCGTGGTCCTGGGCTGCAATATCCATGACAAGATGCTGGCCTATGTGCGTGTGGTCGATACGCCTTACTTTGCCAAGACCGACGAGAGCGGCGTGGTGCGCCTCGATGTTCCGGCCGGCAAATATGTGCTGAAAGCCTGGCACTACAACGCCGCCAGCGGCCAGCCGGCCGAGCAAGCCGTCGTGGTGAAAGGCGGCGATGCCCTGCTCGGCGCTGTGTTCAAACTGGCGCTGAAGCCCGCCGCGGCCGACGCGCCGGCCAGCGCGTATTGA
- a CDS encoding PolC-type DNA polymerase III, with amino-acid sequence MLSQSIVMLDFETTGLSPDMGDRITEVAALRIAEGRVVERYVSLVNCNVRIPAFITSLTGITQHMVDHAPAVAEVMPRLLDFIGTDPLSAHNASFDEKFLRAESARLGLAPGHAATVCSLKLARRVLPQLGSYKLGLLSESLGIRFSGQAHRAEADAEVAAEVLLHIGRHIAREYGIAAVDTALLLAVNKLAAAKVPAFLRKQQGA; translated from the coding sequence ATGCTGAGCCAGTCCATCGTCATGCTCGACTTTGAAACCACCGGCCTGTCGCCCGATATGGGCGACCGCATCACCGAGGTGGCGGCCCTGCGCATTGCGGAGGGCAGGGTGGTGGAGCGCTATGTCAGCCTAGTCAACTGCAATGTACGGATTCCCGCCTTCATCACCAGCCTGACCGGCATCACCCAGCACATGGTCGATCATGCGCCAGCGGTGGCCGAAGTGATGCCGCGCCTGCTCGATTTCATCGGCACCGACCCGCTGTCGGCCCACAACGCCAGCTTCGACGAAAAATTCCTGCGCGCCGAAAGCGCCCGCCTTGGCCTGGCGCCCGGCCATGCGGCCACGGTCTGCTCGCTCAAGCTGGCGCGCCGCGTGCTGCCACAATTGGGCAGCTACAAGCTGGGTCTCCTGAGCGAGAGCCTGGGCATCCGCTTCAGCGGCCAGGCCCACCGGGCCGAGGCCGACGCCGAAGTGGCGGCCGAAGTGCTGTTGCATATCGGCCGCCATATCGCGCGCGAATATGGCATCGCCGCCGTCGATACGGCCTTGCTGCTGGCCGTGAACAAGCTGGCGGCAGCCAAGGTGCCGGCCTTCCTGCGCAAGCAACAAGGCGCCTGA
- a CDS encoding bifunctional diguanylate cyclase/phosphodiesterase, whose protein sequence is MRFRSLESRIATLFLLLLIAVQVTGLLLIQRGIENNARNAVTAELINGGKVFSRVLEQNAETLRFGARLLARDTAFVAAIGNNDEDDRDTIESALANHGGRIKASLTMLVNAEGQVSASTGRYRPAGLEKLVKGMLARAEQADGASGIAIIEQRPYQVVVMPVKAPLTIGWVVMTFPIDKQQAGVMHEISALQATIMTRSASGNWLSVDSSLPQLAAGSLAARMQARGSQLGNSFEMEIGGASYSLREMEIGTDGGQRAVVVLGRSLDEATAEYARLERWLLALTALGIIVSGVAAVLTAKRIAQPLSQLAQTAKRLERGDYKGRIAVERRDEVGALAQALDSMRDGIARREQEIRRLAYWDTLTNLPNRAQFLLHLNESLAEAATLGNQVWVLMMDLDRFKHVNDVLGHQFGDALLRQVAERLLALMVQRGQSSAQLARLGGDEFAILLPGADLDHAIGLAAEVLQALETPLSLDEQTVDIGAGLGIAGYPEHGQDGESLLSMAEVAMYTAKQRRDGAVVYDAAFDQGSAKSLSLLTELRNAVERGELRLFVQPKITIASGVVSGAEALVRWAHPERGNVFPDQFIPFAEQTGFIRVLTRWVLEQSAMLSRQLAQRGVHLKISVNLSTRDLMDQDLPGKFAEIMHRHQVSPGAFCLEITESAIMDDPVRAQLTLERLHAMGADLSIDDFGTGYSSLAYLKRLPVDELKIDKSFVLNMEQDVGDAKIVRSTIDLGHNMGLRVVAEGLESEAVWGLLKRMGCDQGQGYFMSRPIPAAELGDWIGRWRAPGSAAAASRMAENSTVPAK, encoded by the coding sequence ATGCGCTTTCGAAGCCTGGAAAGCCGGATCGCCACGCTCTTCCTGCTGCTGCTGATCGCGGTGCAGGTCACGGGCCTGTTGCTGATCCAGCGCGGCATCGAGAACAATGCGCGCAACGCCGTCACGGCGGAACTGATCAATGGCGGCAAGGTCTTCAGCCGCGTGCTGGAACAGAATGCGGAAACGCTGCGCTTCGGCGCCCGCCTGCTGGCGCGCGACACCGCCTTCGTGGCCGCCATCGGCAATAACGACGAGGACGACCGCGACACGATCGAGTCGGCACTGGCCAACCACGGCGGGCGCATCAAGGCCTCGCTCACGATGCTGGTCAATGCCGAAGGCCAGGTCAGCGCGTCCACCGGCCGCTACCGGCCGGCCGGGCTGGAAAAACTGGTCAAGGGCATGCTGGCGCGCGCCGAACAGGCCGATGGCGCCAGCGGCATCGCCATCATCGAGCAGCGCCCCTACCAGGTGGTGGTGATGCCGGTGAAGGCGCCGCTCACCATCGGCTGGGTGGTGATGACCTTCCCCATCGATAAGCAGCAGGCCGGCGTGATGCATGAAATCAGCGCGCTGCAAGCCACCATCATGACGCGCAGCGCCAGCGGCAACTGGCTGTCCGTCGATTCCAGCTTGCCGCAGCTGGCGGCCGGCAGCCTGGCCGCCCGGATGCAGGCGCGCGGCAGCCAGCTTGGCAACAGTTTCGAGATGGAGATTGGCGGCGCCAGCTACAGCCTGCGCGAAATGGAGATCGGCACCGACGGCGGCCAGCGCGCGGTGGTGGTGCTGGGGCGTTCGCTGGACGAGGCCACGGCCGAATATGCGCGCCTGGAGCGCTGGCTGCTGGCGCTGACCGCGCTCGGCATCATCGTTTCCGGCGTGGCGGCGGTGCTGACGGCCAAGCGCATTGCCCAGCCTTTGAGCCAGCTGGCGCAGACCGCCAAGCGCCTGGAGCGCGGCGACTACAAGGGCCGCATTGCGGTCGAGCGGCGCGACGAGGTGGGCGCCCTGGCCCAGGCGCTGGACAGCATGCGCGACGGGATCGCCCGCCGCGAGCAGGAAATCCGCCGCCTCGCTTACTGGGATACGCTGACCAACCTGCCCAACCGCGCCCAGTTCCTGCTGCACCTGAACGAATCGCTGGCCGAGGCGGCGACGCTGGGCAACCAGGTCTGGGTGCTGATGATGGACCTGGACCGCTTCAAACATGTGAACGATGTGCTGGGCCACCAGTTCGGCGATGCGCTGCTGCGCCAGGTGGCGGAGCGCCTGCTGGCGCTGATGGTGCAGCGCGGCCAGAGTTCGGCCCAGCTGGCCCGGCTGGGCGGCGATGAATTCGCCATCCTGCTGCCGGGCGCCGACCTGGATCACGCCATCGGCCTGGCGGCGGAAGTGCTGCAGGCGCTGGAAACGCCGTTGTCGCTGGACGAACAGACCGTCGATATCGGCGCCGGCCTGGGCATTGCCGGCTATCCCGAGCATGGGCAGGACGGCGAATCCCTGCTCAGCATGGCCGAGGTGGCGATGTACACGGCCAAGCAGCGCCGCGACGGCGCGGTGGTGTACGACGCCGCGTTCGACCAGGGCAGCGCCAAGAGCCTGTCGCTGCTGACGGAGCTGCGCAACGCCGTGGAGCGCGGCGAGCTGCGCCTGTTCGTCCAGCCCAAGATCACCATTGCCAGCGGCGTGGTGAGCGGGGCCGAGGCGCTGGTGCGCTGGGCGCACCCGGAGCGCGGCAATGTCTTTCCCGACCAGTTCATCCCCTTCGCCGAGCAGACCGGCTTTATCCGCGTGCTGACGCGCTGGGTGCTGGAGCAGTCGGCGATGCTGAGCCGCCAGCTGGCGCAGCGCGGCGTGCATCTGAAAATTTCGGTCAACCTGTCCACGCGCGACTTGATGGACCAGGACCTGCCGGGCAAATTCGCCGAGATCATGCACCGCCACCAGGTTTCGCCCGGCGCCTTCTGCCTGGAAATCACCGAAAGCGCCATCATGGACGACCCGGTGCGCGCCCAGCTCACACTGGAGCGCTTGCACGCCATGGGCGCCGATCTCTCGATTGACGATTTCGGCACAGGCTATTCTTCGCTGGCCTATTTGAAGCGGCTGCCGGTGGACGAGCTGAAAATCGACAAATCCTTCGTCCTGAATATGGAGCAGGACGTGGGCGATGCCAAGATCGTGCGCTCCACCATCGACCTTGGCCACAATATGGGCTTGCGCGTGGTGGCGGAAGGACTGGAAAGCGAAGCCGTATGGGGTCTGCTGAAGCGCATGGGTTGCGACCAGGGCCAGGGTTATTTCATGAGCCGCCCGATTCCCGCCGCGGAACTGGGCGACTGGATAGGCCGCTGGCGCGCGCCGGGCAGCGCCGCTGCCGCCAGCCGCATGGCGGAAAACAGCACAGTTCCCGCCAAATAA
- a CDS encoding Hsp70 family protein, which produces MANACGVDFGTSNSTVGWVRPGQSLMLPLEDGKTTLPSVVFFNADDDQVSFGRAALAEYLAGYEGRLMRSMKSLLGTSLIDGQTEVGGRALPFRMLLAQFIGEVKHRAEQAAGRKFESAVFGRPVHFIDDDAAADQLAEDTLGEIARAVGFKDIAFQFEPIAAAFDYESQIDREELVLIADIGGGTSDFSLVRLSPQRAQKAERRDDILANGGVHIGGTDFDKYLSLAAVMPLLGYGSQLRNNSEIPSSYFFNLATWHTINQAYTKKMWVQLSELLRDAKEQEKLGRLQRLIDERAGHWLAMKVEEGKIGLSGADSFALELDRLAPPVTLDLQRAAFDLAVGHLVGSIEQTVLQLLADAGLKPEQVDTVFFTGGSSGVRLLRERIGALVPSARKVEGDLFGSIGAGLALDAVRKFG; this is translated from the coding sequence ATGGCCAATGCTTGCGGCGTCGATTTCGGCACCTCCAATTCCACCGTAGGCTGGGTGCGCCCCGGCCAGTCGCTGATGCTGCCCCTGGAGGATGGCAAAACTACCTTGCCCTCGGTGGTCTTCTTCAATGCCGACGACGACCAGGTCAGCTTCGGCCGCGCCGCGCTGGCCGAGTACCTGGCCGGCTACGAAGGGCGCCTGATGCGCTCCATGAAAAGCCTGCTGGGCACCAGCCTGATCGACGGCCAGACCGAGGTCGGCGGCCGCGCCTTGCCCTTCCGCATGCTGCTGGCCCAGTTCATCGGCGAGGTCAAGCACCGCGCCGAGCAGGCCGCCGGCCGCAAATTCGAGTCGGCCGTCTTCGGCCGCCCGGTGCATTTCATCGACGACGATGCCGCCGCCGACCAGCTGGCCGAGGATACCCTGGGCGAGATCGCGCGCGCCGTCGGCTTCAAGGATATCGCCTTCCAGTTCGAGCCGATCGCCGCCGCCTTCGATTACGAGTCGCAGATCGACCGCGAGGAACTGGTCTTGATCGCCGACATCGGCGGCGGCACGTCCGACTTCTCGCTGGTGCGCCTGTCGCCGCAGCGCGCGCAGAAGGCCGAGCGGCGCGACGATATCCTGGCCAATGGCGGCGTGCATATCGGCGGCACCGATTTCGATAAATATCTGAGCCTGGCGGCCGTGATGCCGCTGCTCGGCTATGGCAGCCAGCTGCGCAATAACAGCGAGATCCCATCGAGCTACTTCTTCAATCTGGCGACCTGGCACACCATCAACCAGGCGTATACCAAGAAGATGTGGGTGCAGCTGTCCGAGCTGCTGCGCGACGCCAAGGAGCAGGAAAAGCTGGGCCGCCTGCAAAGGCTGATCGACGAGCGCGCCGGCCACTGGCTGGCGATGAAGGTGGAAGAGGGCAAGATCGGCCTGTCCGGCGCCGACAGCTTCGCGCTGGAGCTGGACCGCCTCGCGCCGCCCGTCACGCTCGACCTGCAGCGCGCCGCTTTCGACCTGGCCGTCGGCCACCTGGTGGGCTCCATCGAACAGACCGTGCTCCAGTTGCTGGCCGACGCCGGCCTCAAACCGGAGCAGGTGGATACCGTCTTCTTCACCGGCGGTTCCAGCGGTGTGCGCCTGCTGCGCGAACGCATCGGCGCCCTGGTGCCGTCGGCGCGCAAGGTCGAGGGCGACCTGTTCGGCAGCATCGGCGCCGGCCTGGCGCTGGATGCCGTGCGCAAGTTCGGCTAG
- a CDS encoding tetratricopeptide repeat protein produces the protein MSKQNIQQECEAYLWFRKAAERGNAYAQFNLALQYKRGEQTERNDDVAFIWMGCAARQGLAFAQNHLGTMYFHGRGTAQDDTEALYWFRAAAAQGEPAAQQNLGQMYRKGRGVAQNDELALAWFSRSAEQGVPGAQAMLGVHYARGLGCAANIALALAWFRKAAAQGDALAQLNLGLLHKNGQGLPRDDAQALAFFRLAAAQGLPKAQFQLGAAYAEGRGIKPDQERAFAWFSLAAQHGDADAQYSLGSMYVHGRGVGRDPQRALEYFLQAAEKGAANAQFNLGLMYANGQGVAQDEECAAVWYRLAAEQGDASAQNNLGVMYANGQGVEQDEVEAVRWYGEAAEQGHALAQFNLSGMYQAGRGVEPDQVRSYMWISLAADAGDAAACNSRALIESKLSAEELGSARALTRHWRETHRV, from the coding sequence ATGTCCAAGCAGAATATTCAGCAGGAGTGCGAGGCCTATCTCTGGTTTCGCAAGGCGGCGGAGCGGGGCAATGCCTACGCGCAGTTCAATCTGGCCCTGCAGTACAAGCGCGGCGAACAGACCGAACGCAATGACGATGTCGCGTTTATCTGGATGGGCTGCGCGGCGCGCCAGGGGCTGGCCTTTGCGCAAAATCATCTGGGCACCATGTATTTCCACGGACGCGGCACGGCGCAGGACGATACGGAAGCGCTGTACTGGTTCCGCGCCGCCGCCGCGCAAGGCGAGCCGGCCGCCCAGCAAAATCTCGGCCAGATGTACCGCAAGGGACGCGGCGTGGCGCAGAACGATGAGCTGGCGCTGGCCTGGTTCAGCCGTTCCGCCGAGCAGGGCGTGCCGGGCGCGCAGGCCATGCTGGGCGTGCACTATGCGCGCGGGCTGGGCTGCGCGGCGAATATTGCCTTGGCCCTGGCCTGGTTCCGCAAGGCCGCCGCCCAGGGCGATGCGCTGGCGCAGTTGAATCTGGGCCTGCTGCACAAGAATGGGCAGGGGTTGCCGCGCGACGATGCGCAGGCGCTGGCCTTCTTCCGCCTGGCGGCGGCGCAGGGTTTGCCGAAGGCCCAGTTCCAGCTTGGCGCAGCCTATGCCGAGGGGCGCGGCATCAAGCCGGACCAGGAGCGCGCTTTTGCCTGGTTCAGCCTGGCTGCCCAGCACGGCGATGCGGACGCCCAGTACAGCCTGGGCAGCATGTATGTGCATGGCCGCGGCGTGGGCCGCGACCCGCAACGGGCTTTGGAGTATTTTCTCCAGGCCGCCGAGAAGGGCGCGGCCAACGCCCAGTTCAATTTAGGATTGATGTATGCGAACGGCCAGGGCGTGGCGCAGGACGAAGAGTGCGCCGCAGTCTGGTATCGCCTGGCGGCCGAGCAGGGCGATGCCAGCGCGCAGAATAATCTGGGCGTGATGTACGCCAACGGCCAGGGTGTGGAACAGGATGAGGTCGAAGCGGTGCGCTGGTATGGCGAGGCCGCCGAGCAGGGCCATGCGTTGGCACAGTTCAATCTGAGCGGCATGTACCAGGCTGGACGCGGTGTCGAGCCGGACCAGGTGCGTTCCTATATGTGGATTTCGCTGGCGGCCGATGCCGGCGACGCCGCCGCCTGCAATAGCCGCGCTTTGATCGAAAGCAAGCTCTCTGCCGAGGAGCTCGGTTCGGCCCGTGCCTTGACGCGCCATTGGCGCGAAACGCACCGGGTCTGA